One segment of Radiobacillus kanasensis DNA contains the following:
- a CDS encoding ABC transporter substrate-binding protein has protein sequence MKKKFFSKVVPALFVSSILIAGCSSGDEGESGSAAEDEITLNIFQGKVEFKDQFESLVEKYEEENPGVNIEVETVGGGTDYAPVLKSKFSSGDEPNIFNVTGPQDVIDYKKYLTDLADTDAAQAAFDGTLATVTDGEKILGLPFNQEGYGLIYNKKVFEEAGIDPTSILSYEDLEAAVKTIDSQKEDLGLEAVFALPAKEAWVLGDHLANAFLAPEFNHDVMESFNADTVTFEKGAEMKRFLDLQNEYSVQPVLSLDYSQQVEEYFSLQKVALIQQGNWIFPSVEQMDPEFAQNIGVLPIPVEGFEGSIPVGVPNYWAVNNNFDEEVVQASKDFLDWMYTSETGKDFVINEFKFIPAYEGYDTEKISDPLSKDVYDYASNGKTIGWIFAGYPSNPWGTGVIGPNMQKYLAGEMTWEEVEADAIAKWEEARAQQ, from the coding sequence ATGAAAAAGAAGTTTTTCTCAAAAGTAGTTCCGGCATTATTTGTATCTAGTATCTTAATCGCTGGTTGTTCTTCTGGAGATGAAGGAGAGTCAGGCTCTGCAGCTGAAGATGAAATTACCCTAAATATTTTCCAAGGGAAAGTAGAATTTAAAGATCAATTCGAAAGCCTTGTAGAAAAATATGAAGAAGAAAACCCTGGGGTTAATATTGAAGTAGAAACAGTGGGTGGTGGTACAGATTATGCGCCCGTACTTAAATCTAAGTTTTCTTCTGGTGATGAGCCAAACATCTTCAACGTAACAGGTCCTCAAGATGTTATTGACTATAAGAAGTACTTAACAGATCTTGCAGACACGGATGCAGCACAAGCGGCTTTTGATGGAACGCTTGCAACGGTAACGGATGGCGAAAAAATCTTAGGGCTTCCATTTAACCAAGAAGGGTATGGACTTATCTACAATAAAAAAGTGTTTGAAGAAGCAGGAATTGACCCAACGTCTATCCTTTCTTATGAAGACTTAGAAGCGGCTGTTAAAACAATTGATAGCCAAAAAGAAGATTTAGGTCTAGAAGCAGTGTTTGCCCTTCCAGCAAAAGAAGCGTGGGTACTTGGTGATCACTTAGCTAACGCTTTCCTGGCACCTGAATTTAATCACGATGTTATGGAATCTTTTAACGCGGATACGGTGACTTTTGAAAAAGGCGCTGAAATGAAGAGATTCCTAGATTTACAAAATGAGTATTCTGTACAACCTGTGTTGAGTTTAGATTACTCTCAACAAGTAGAAGAGTATTTCTCTTTACAAAAAGTGGCGCTGATTCAACAAGGAAACTGGATTTTCCCATCTGTTGAGCAAATGGATCCAGAGTTCGCGCAAAACATTGGTGTATTACCAATCCCAGTTGAAGGCTTTGAAGGAAGCATTCCTGTAGGGGTTCCTAACTATTGGGCTGTAAACAACAATTTTGATGAAGAAGTTGTGCAAGCATCGAAAGATTTCTTAGATTGGATGTACACTTCTGAAACAGGTAAAGATTTCGTAATAAATGAATTTAAGTTCATCCCTGCGTATGAAGGGTATGACACAGAAAAGATTTCAGATCCATTATCTAAAGATGTCTACGACTATGCATCTAATGGAAAAACGATTGGCTGGATCTTCGCTGGTTACCCAAGTAACCCATGGGGTACTGGAGTAATTGGACCAAACATGCAAAAGTATCTTGCAGGTGAAATGACTTGGGAAGAAGTAGAAGCAGATGCAATTGCGAAATGGGAAGAAGCTAGAGCACAACAATAA
- the licT gene encoding BglG family transcription antiterminator LicT, protein MEIKKILNNNVVMTEKGDKEIVVMGRGLAFQKKVGEEIDASKVEKTFVLENFGISEKLAELLRDTPEIYLDLSYRIIDYAKTQLSYKLDDYLYVALTDHLSFAISRHKQGIDLKNALIWEIRKFYKVEFQVAQKALGIIEEEIGIRLGEDEAGSIALHLVNSQISGENMAAAVQVTQMVNNILNIVKYHYSMDLDESSVSYERFLTHLRFFALRFIRQERSQDSSDDFLYEQVKNKYEMAFQCSEKIASYIASSYKFQIPSEEKIYLTLHIHRVTNRQEHDNKKH, encoded by the coding sequence TTGGAAATTAAAAAAATATTGAATAACAATGTTGTGATGACAGAAAAAGGGGATAAAGAAATAGTTGTCATGGGTAGAGGGTTAGCCTTTCAAAAGAAAGTAGGCGAAGAAATAGATGCGTCTAAAGTTGAAAAAACCTTTGTCTTAGAAAACTTCGGGATTTCGGAAAAATTAGCAGAGCTACTTCGTGATACTCCTGAAATTTATTTGGATTTATCCTATCGTATTATCGACTATGCCAAAACCCAGCTCAGCTATAAATTGGATGACTATTTGTACGTTGCTTTGACCGATCACCTTAGTTTTGCAATTAGTCGCCACAAACAAGGCATTGATTTGAAAAATGCTTTGATCTGGGAGATTAGAAAATTTTATAAAGTAGAGTTTCAAGTCGCCCAAAAAGCCCTAGGCATTATTGAAGAGGAAATTGGTATTCGATTAGGAGAAGACGAAGCCGGTTCCATTGCTTTACACTTGGTGAATAGCCAGATATCTGGTGAAAACATGGCTGCCGCTGTACAAGTAACCCAAATGGTGAATAACATCTTAAATATTGTGAAATACCACTACAGTATGGATTTAGACGAGAGCTCAGTGAGTTATGAGCGATTCCTTACGCATTTACGTTTCTTTGCTCTTCGATTTATACGTCAAGAGAGGTCTCAAGATAGCTCGGATGATTTCTTATATGAGCAAGTAAAAAACAAATATGAAATGGCATTTCAGTGTAGTGAAAAGATTGCATCTTACATTGCTTCGAGCTATAAATTTCAAATACCCTCAGAAGAAAAAATATACTTAACGTTGCATATACATCGAGTTACAAACAGGCAAGAGCATGATAATAAAAAGCATTAG
- a CDS encoding bifunctional 4-hydroxy-2-oxoglutarate aldolase/2-dehydro-3-deoxy-phosphogluconate aldolase, with translation MDVAVLTEVPIIPVLRKMPYEKSASIIQALVDGGIRSIEITMESEGAELMIQEAKGNFGDQIIVGAGTVVTKEDCRRAIDAGAQFVVSPILDEEVVRYAASQDVPMIPGVFTPSEMVKATQCGAPMVKVFPASVLGPEFVKDVKGPLQDIPIMCTGGITRETAKAYLDAGAVAVGAGGSLLKKDFISNGDYEGITKEARKWLSMISD, from the coding sequence ATGGATGTGGCGGTGCTTACGGAAGTGCCAATTATTCCGGTGCTAAGGAAAATGCCATATGAAAAAAGCGCTTCCATTATTCAAGCGCTAGTGGATGGGGGAATTCGGTCCATCGAAATAACGATGGAGTCCGAAGGCGCTGAGCTAATGATCCAAGAAGCGAAGGGGAACTTTGGAGATCAGATCATTGTAGGAGCTGGTACGGTTGTGACAAAAGAGGATTGTCGGCGTGCGATTGATGCAGGTGCGCAGTTTGTGGTCTCTCCTATTTTGGATGAGGAAGTTGTTCGATACGCGGCTAGTCAAGACGTTCCGATGATTCCTGGTGTTTTTACTCCGAGTGAGATGGTGAAGGCTACACAATGTGGTGCACCAATGGTGAAGGTATTTCCAGCATCTGTGTTGGGACCGGAGTTTGTTAAAGATGTGAAAGGTCCTCTGCAAGATATACCGATCATGTGTACAGGTGGTATTACACGTGAAACAGCAAAGGCTTATTTAGATGCAGGTGCAGTTGCTGTAGGAGCAGGTGGTTCTCTTTTGAAGAAGGACTTCATTTCTAACGGGGATTATGAAGGAATTACAAAAGAAGCTAGAAAATGGCTAAGTATGATAAGTGATTGA
- a CDS encoding DUF3231 family protein, translated as MLPRVDLVESNKNQKLVSSELGDLFASYLGDSLFACVFEHHLQVVQDDEVKRFLEFALATSRKHLDMLKEIFTKENIPVPVGFGQQDIRKDAPRLFSDIFVVFYTTEMARSALVTYGSELSSASRQDIIEYFKMCLNDSVIIFEKGLHLLKGKGMNITAPSIPYPKKVDFVEKKSFISMIAGKSRPLTGLEIKHLQVNINTNIVGKAMMLGFSQVASSDKLRKYFQQGAQVADRQIKELGKFLLSENLPVPSTMDAYVTDSTTPPFSDKLMLYHTSLANGIGISNYAVSKIMRHGLHAQFALLTAEIVKYSNDGMNLTIEKNWLEEPPTAADRKEISKNSPGGN; from the coding sequence GTGCTTCCCCGTGTGGACCTTGTAGAATCCAATAAAAATCAAAAGTTAGTTTCATCTGAACTAGGTGACTTATTTGCGAGTTACCTTGGGGATTCCTTATTTGCTTGTGTCTTTGAACATCATCTACAAGTGGTTCAAGATGATGAAGTAAAAAGATTTCTTGAATTCGCCTTAGCAACTTCAAGAAAACATTTAGATATGTTGAAAGAGATTTTCACGAAAGAAAATATACCTGTGCCAGTAGGTTTTGGACAGCAAGATATTAGGAAAGATGCCCCCCGACTGTTTAGTGATATTTTTGTTGTATTTTACACAACTGAAATGGCTAGATCTGCATTAGTAACTTATGGAAGCGAACTTTCGAGTGCATCCAGACAAGATATTATTGAGTATTTTAAAATGTGTTTGAATGACTCAGTCATAATATTCGAAAAGGGACTTCATTTATTGAAAGGGAAGGGAATGAATATCACTGCTCCCTCTATACCTTATCCTAAGAAAGTGGATTTTGTTGAGAAGAAATCGTTTATTTCAATGATTGCTGGAAAAAGTCGTCCATTAACTGGGTTGGAGATTAAACATTTACAGGTCAATATCAACACAAATATAGTGGGTAAAGCGATGATGTTAGGATTTAGTCAAGTCGCCTCATCGGATAAATTAAGGAAGTATTTCCAGCAAGGAGCACAAGTAGCAGATAGACAAATTAAAGAACTAGGAAAATTTCTTTTAAGTGAAAATTTGCCTGTACCATCTACTATGGATGCTTATGTTACGGATTCTACAACACCACCTTTTTCAGATAAATTAATGCTTTATCATACATCCCTTGCGAACGGCATTGGTATTTCAAATTACGCTGTTTCCAAAATTATGCGTCATGGTTTACATGCTCAATTTGCCCTTCTTACAGCGGAAATAGTAAAATACTCGAATGATGGAATGAACCTAACGATTGAAAAGAACTGGTTGGAAGAACCGCCTACGGCTGCGGATCGAAAAGAAATTTCAAAAAACTCCCCTGGTGGCAATTAG
- a CDS encoding TraB/GumN family protein, with protein sequence MSEENITRIDLGEKQVILIGTAHVSKHSAEQVKEVIELEQPDSVCVELDEQRYQSITEGNKWKDMDIFKVIKERKATLLLMNLAISSFQKRMAKQFGINAGQEMIQGIESAKELGANLVLADRNIQVTFSRIWHSVGMWGKAKLLMEIIFSIFSKETISEDELERLKSQDMLDAMLHEFTVHFPRLKTPLIDERDQYLAQKIKEAPGEKVVAVVGAAHVPGIKEEIHKEQDLNVITKVPPRSKVPKIIGWSIPVLILLIIAYTFWANPSAGLQQTISWVLWNGSFSAIGAIIALGHPLAILTAFVAAPITSLNPLIASGWFAGIVQAYYRRPNVSDFETLSEDVYSVKGFWGNKVTRFLLIVTLSNLGSSIGTFIGGIDVIRVFLDNL encoded by the coding sequence ATGTCAGAAGAAAACATAACGAGAATAGACTTGGGCGAGAAACAAGTTATTTTGATTGGTACTGCGCACGTATCTAAACATAGTGCGGAACAGGTTAAGGAAGTCATAGAATTGGAACAACCCGATTCGGTCTGCGTGGAATTGGATGAGCAAAGGTATCAATCCATCACGGAAGGCAACAAGTGGAAGGATATGGACATTTTTAAAGTCATAAAAGAAAGAAAAGCTACGCTTCTACTCATGAATCTAGCTATATCTTCCTTTCAGAAAAGAATGGCCAAGCAATTTGGGATTAATGCAGGTCAGGAGATGATTCAAGGGATCGAGTCAGCAAAGGAATTAGGAGCGAATCTTGTCTTGGCTGATCGAAATATTCAAGTTACGTTTTCCCGTATTTGGCATAGTGTCGGTATGTGGGGAAAAGCGAAACTTCTAATGGAAATTATATTTAGTATTTTTAGCAAAGAAACGATTTCGGAAGATGAGCTAGAGCGCTTAAAATCTCAGGACATGCTGGATGCCATGCTTCATGAATTTACGGTGCATTTTCCGCGTTTAAAAACCCCACTAATTGATGAGCGAGATCAATATTTAGCTCAAAAAATAAAAGAGGCACCAGGAGAAAAGGTAGTTGCTGTAGTCGGGGCAGCCCATGTTCCGGGTATTAAGGAAGAAATTCATAAGGAACAAGACCTAAACGTTATTACAAAAGTTCCGCCGCGATCGAAAGTACCGAAGATTATTGGGTGGTCTATTCCTGTTCTAATATTGCTGATCATTGCCTACACATTTTGGGCAAACCCATCGGCGGGTCTTCAACAAACAATTAGTTGGGTTCTATGGAATGGTTCGTTTTCCGCGATAGGTGCGATTATCGCATTGGGTCATCCGCTGGCTATATTAACTGCATTTGTAGCAGCTCCGATTACGTCATTAAATCCGTTAATCGCGTCAGGATGGTTTGCTGGAATTGTACAGGCTTATTATCGTCGCCCTAATGTTAGTGATTTTGAAACATTATCGGAAGACGTTTATAGTGTGAAAGGGTTCTGGGGGAATAAAGTGACCCGTTTTTTATTGATTGTGACACTATCCAATCTGGGGAGTTCTATTGGTACGTTTATCGGAGGGATAGACGTTATACGGGTATTTTTAGACAATTTATAA
- a CDS encoding TetR/AcrR family transcriptional regulator, which produces MNARKKQIIDAAHYLFTEKGFVNTSIQEVLDKAGVAKGTFYNYFSSKSECLIAILDYVKEEGDQKRAELAYGKPKTDEQVFAEQLAVRINMNRQYRLFGLFQAASISIDKEFQGYVKNQHGTELDWISRRIVEVYPLKDDRFCLDYATLLIGMIHQLIHVWSMGAEKEVKVEKVIQYALSQLRFIIQGDHSSMTPFFDRSWLIYNNLDQVDSSSLKQQLVSLIQDTVRKMNKIKGTNTLEYLQFLEEELGKENPRHFLIESVVLTMSHHLESSSLEHEVKRVEALTWKWLENVKKEQSS; this is translated from the coding sequence ATGAATGCTAGGAAGAAACAAATTATCGATGCAGCACATTACTTGTTTACTGAAAAAGGGTTTGTTAACACGTCCATCCAAGAAGTTTTGGATAAAGCGGGAGTGGCAAAAGGTACATTCTACAATTATTTTTCCTCCAAATCGGAGTGTCTGATAGCAATCTTAGATTATGTAAAGGAAGAGGGGGATCAAAAGCGGGCAGAGCTTGCTTATGGAAAGCCTAAAACCGACGAACAAGTTTTTGCGGAACAACTTGCAGTTAGGATAAATATGAATCGTCAGTACAGGCTGTTTGGACTTTTTCAAGCTGCCTCTATATCTATAGATAAGGAATTCCAAGGCTATGTCAAAAATCAACATGGTACGGAGTTGGATTGGATATCTAGAAGAATAGTAGAAGTTTATCCGTTAAAGGATGACCGGTTTTGTTTAGATTATGCAACCCTGCTAATAGGTATGATCCATCAACTGATTCATGTGTGGTCCATGGGAGCGGAGAAAGAAGTAAAGGTAGAAAAAGTGATTCAATATGCATTATCACAATTACGGTTTATTATACAAGGGGACCACTCCTCCATGACTCCATTTTTTGATCGAAGCTGGTTAATCTATAACAATTTAGATCAAGTTGATAGCTCTAGTTTGAAACAGCAGTTAGTTTCCTTGATCCAGGATACTGTTCGTAAAATGAATAAAATAAAGGGGACAAATACTCTTGAATATTTGCAGTTCTTAGAGGAAGAGTTAGGTAAGGAAAATCCACGACACTTTCTAATCGAGAGTGTCGTTCTAACGATGTCCCATCATCTGGAGTCTTCTAGTCTTGAACATGAAGTAAAACGGGTGGAAGCTTTAACTTGGAAGTGGTTAGAAAACGTAAAAAAAGAACAATCCTCATAA
- a CDS encoding DHA2 family efflux MFS transporter permease subunit: MSTQHSIPEKPPYAMISILFIGAFVAILNETLLNIALPSIMSDFKVEPTAVQWLSTGYMLVNGILIPASAFFIQRFTNKNLFITAMALFTAGTLLASLAPSFSVLLAARMIQASGSAIMMPLLMNVMLTAFPVEKRGAAMGTFGLVMITAPALGPTLSGWIVEHYDWRMLFDIVLPFAVLTLILSIFKLKNVTPQRAIRLDVLSLILSSIGFGGLLYGFSFAGDKGWDDPQVYGTIIAGVIALVWFVLRQLQMDDPMLEFRIYKHPMFALSSAISIVISIAMFSGMILMPIYVQTIRGIDPFESGLLMLPGAILMGIMSPITGRLFDKFGARILAVIGLVITIITTYLFSELSMTTTYTNLVVLYSLRMFGMSMVMMPVMTNGLNALPMHQNPHGTAMNNTLQQVSGAIGSALLITVMNNRTEARAEELAADAMANAGATQLTPEAAAAMQQEITNQAMLNGINFSFFVSMFIAAVALALAFFIKRPKHLPETPEENASTVASHVVTE, translated from the coding sequence ATGTCTACACAACATTCGATTCCTGAAAAACCACCATATGCGATGATATCCATCTTGTTTATTGGTGCATTTGTAGCGATCTTAAATGAAACGTTATTAAATATAGCTTTACCTTCCATTATGAGTGATTTCAAGGTTGAACCTACTGCTGTGCAATGGTTATCTACTGGGTATATGCTAGTAAACGGTATTTTAATCCCTGCTAGCGCATTTTTTATTCAACGCTTTACCAACAAAAACTTGTTTATCACGGCAATGGCTTTATTTACAGCCGGTACGTTACTTGCTAGTTTAGCACCGTCCTTTTCTGTTCTTTTAGCAGCTAGAATGATTCAAGCATCAGGCTCAGCTATCATGATGCCTTTGCTCATGAATGTCATGCTTACCGCTTTCCCCGTGGAAAAACGTGGTGCAGCCATGGGTACATTTGGTTTGGTTATGATCACAGCTCCTGCACTAGGACCGACGTTATCCGGTTGGATTGTTGAACATTATGACTGGAGAATGCTGTTTGATATCGTCTTACCTTTTGCTGTTCTTACATTGATTCTGTCGATTTTCAAATTAAAAAACGTTACGCCTCAACGAGCTATTCGCTTAGATGTGCTTTCCCTTATTCTTTCCAGTATCGGTTTTGGCGGCCTTCTTTACGGATTTAGCTTTGCGGGAGATAAAGGATGGGATGACCCACAAGTCTATGGAACAATTATTGCTGGAGTAATTGCTCTTGTATGGTTCGTCCTACGTCAACTCCAAATGGATGATCCAATGTTGGAATTCCGCATTTATAAACACCCGATGTTCGCTTTATCGTCTGCGATTTCGATCGTAATTTCGATTGCGATGTTCTCTGGAATGATCTTAATGCCTATCTATGTCCAAACGATTCGTGGTATTGATCCATTTGAATCAGGTTTATTAATGCTTCCAGGTGCCATTTTAATGGGGATTATGTCTCCGATTACTGGTCGTTTATTTGATAAATTTGGTGCAAGAATATTGGCGGTTATCGGATTAGTGATTACAATCATTACGACGTATTTGTTTAGTGAACTTAGCATGACAACCACATACACAAACTTAGTTGTCCTATATTCTTTACGTATGTTCGGTATGTCGATGGTGATGATGCCTGTTATGACAAATGGTTTGAATGCTTTACCTATGCATCAGAATCCACACGGTACAGCTATGAACAATACGCTACAACAAGTATCTGGAGCAATTGGCTCTGCCCTTCTTATTACCGTGATGAACAACCGCACAGAGGCACGTGCCGAAGAACTAGCAGCTGATGCCATGGCAAATGCCGGGGCAACGCAACTAACTCCGGAAGCAGCAGCGGCTATGCAACAAGAAATTACCAATCAAGCTATGTTAAATGGAATTAACTTCTCGTTCTTCGTGTCCATGTTTATTGCAGCAGTTGCGCTTGCTTTAGCATTTTTCATTAAACGTCCAAAACATTTACCTGAGACCCCAGAGGAAAATGCTTCAACAGTTGCATCACATGTAGTAACTGAGTAA
- a CDS encoding monovalent cation:proton antiporter family protein: MEGHTSVTSLIVVLVAAFLTPILLKKLRLNIIPVVVAEIIIGLIIGKSGFDIVSPDPWIDILSTLGFIFLMFLSGVEIDFSIFSNKKKKAKLPNGKLEPNGFLVSSVIFLFILILSYAISLALQLMGFVENAFFMTLVISTISLGVVVPTLKEVEIMKTGIGQIILLISVIADLVTMILLAVFVSFYESEGNTWLLLLLFLAGVLLYFVGKYFQKKQSFFEALSTGTIQIGTRAIFTLLMVLVGLSESLGAENILGAFLAGVLVSLLSPNKETIHQLDSFGYGFLIPIFFVMVGVELDIWALFEDSMVFLLIPLLFLGLLISKFFPVMVLRRWYDWRTVAGAGFLLTSTLSLVVAAAKVGERIGVIDNRMSSALILLAIIACIITPILFKKVFPLQEMATKKKRVKIVGANQVTLPISQELDKSHYEVCLFHVKKNGIDLDEAASDFDVRHIGSFTEDELLKQSVFDTDILVVTTNEDQRNYDLALFAQEQGVETIISRIETPDLSTPLKEKGINVFSSFFSTKAMMKAMIESPHIAGIFTTTEEGLQEVSVGNLEFDGMKLRDLRILGNSIIVRIFRNTESLVPHGDTELRLGDRLIVTGGQDSISDLRDAME; the protein is encoded by the coding sequence ATGGAAGGACACACTTCAGTAACATCCTTAATTGTCGTATTAGTTGCTGCATTCCTTACACCGATTTTACTGAAAAAATTACGACTAAATATAATCCCGGTAGTTGTCGCGGAAATCATCATCGGGTTAATTATAGGTAAAAGTGGATTTGACATCGTATCCCCAGATCCATGGATAGATATATTATCAACACTCGGTTTTATCTTTTTAATGTTTTTAAGCGGGGTAGAAATTGATTTCTCCATTTTCTCCAATAAAAAGAAAAAGGCGAAATTACCAAACGGAAAACTAGAGCCTAATGGGTTTCTCGTTTCCTCTGTGATTTTTTTATTTATTTTAATTCTTTCCTACGCTATCTCACTAGCCCTTCAACTCATGGGCTTTGTAGAAAATGCCTTTTTCATGACACTTGTCATTTCAACTATTTCTCTAGGAGTTGTCGTACCAACTCTAAAAGAAGTAGAGATTATGAAGACAGGAATTGGACAAATCATATTACTTATTTCGGTTATCGCCGATCTTGTAACCATGATCCTACTAGCTGTATTCGTTTCTTTTTATGAATCAGAAGGGAACACATGGCTTCTTCTATTGCTTTTCTTAGCTGGGGTACTTCTATACTTTGTCGGAAAGTACTTCCAAAAGAAGCAATCTTTTTTCGAAGCATTATCGACCGGAACCATTCAAATTGGTACCCGCGCTATCTTTACTTTATTGATGGTGTTAGTAGGACTTTCTGAATCACTCGGCGCCGAGAATATTTTAGGTGCCTTCTTAGCTGGGGTACTTGTCTCTTTACTATCTCCTAATAAGGAAACGATTCATCAATTAGATTCTTTTGGATATGGATTCTTAATCCCGATTTTCTTCGTAATGGTTGGGGTGGAGTTAGATATTTGGGCATTGTTCGAAGACTCTATGGTCTTTTTGCTAATTCCGTTATTATTTCTCGGACTGTTAATTTCGAAGTTCTTCCCAGTCATGGTGTTACGTAGGTGGTATGATTGGCGAACCGTTGCAGGGGCTGGCTTCCTTCTAACCTCCACGCTATCCCTAGTTGTTGCAGCAGCAAAAGTAGGGGAAAGAATTGGAGTTATTGATAACAGAATGTCGTCCGCTCTTATTTTGTTAGCCATCATCGCTTGTATTATCACACCAATTCTTTTTAAGAAAGTCTTCCCGTTACAGGAAATGGCTACGAAAAAGAAACGCGTAAAAATAGTGGGTGCAAATCAAGTAACTTTACCAATCTCTCAGGAGCTTGATAAGAGCCACTATGAAGTCTGTCTATTTCACGTTAAGAAAAATGGAATTGATTTAGACGAAGCTGCATCTGATTTTGATGTTCGTCACATTGGTAGTTTTACAGAGGATGAACTGCTGAAACAAAGTGTTTTTGATACAGATATATTAGTCGTTACGACAAACGAAGATCAACGAAATTACGATTTAGCTTTATTCGCCCAGGAGCAAGGGGTTGAAACCATTATAAGTAGGATTGAAACACCAGATCTTAGTACCCCTTTAAAAGAAAAAGGTATTAACGTATTCTCTTCCTTCTTCTCGACAAAAGCAATGATGAAAGCGATGATTGAATCGCCACACATTGCAGGAATATTTACAACTACTGAGGAAGGGCTGCAAGAGGTTTCTGTTGGTAATCTTGAGTTTGATGGCATGAAGCTTCGTGACCTTCGTATTCTTGGAAATTCCATTATCGTTCGAATTTTCCGTAATACCGAGTCACTTGTTCCTCATGGGGACACCGAGCTACGGTTAGGAGATCGCTTAATTGTAACTGGTGGTCAGGATAGTATTAGTGATTTACGCGATGCAATGGAATAA
- a CDS encoding TetR/AcrR family transcriptional regulator, with product MSKRRYDSEQVKKEIAHHASLLFTQKGYNQTSISDIAKTSGHSKGHIYYHFENKEKLFAQLALQSMDDWKRKWEIQQMKLQTAEDKLHGIAQFVLHNYQSPLLRAGQELGAHPNTSPETLQAIMQVAVIPMNAYRSIFQEGIRQGEFLPGNVEEWTTLLGTWLGGLCQLTESQEAHTLESLFEQAITIFITSIKTK from the coding sequence TTGTCAAAAAGACGCTATGATAGTGAACAGGTAAAGAAAGAAATCGCCCACCACGCATCGCTCCTTTTTACACAAAAAGGCTATAACCAGACATCCATTTCAGACATTGCTAAAACATCCGGTCACAGTAAAGGACATATCTACTATCACTTCGAAAACAAGGAAAAATTATTTGCTCAGCTTGCTTTGCAGTCCATGGATGATTGGAAACGTAAGTGGGAGATACAACAAATGAAACTACAAACAGCAGAAGACAAATTGCACGGCATAGCCCAATTCGTCCTACATAACTATCAATCACCCCTTCTAAGAGCTGGTCAAGAATTGGGTGCCCACCCGAATACAAGTCCAGAAACACTACAAGCTATCATGCAAGTCGCCGTTATCCCCATGAATGCATATCGTTCTATTTTTCAAGAAGGTATAAGACAAGGTGAGTTTTTGCCCGGAAACGTAGAAGAATGGACCACTCTTTTAGGAACATGGCTCGGAGGATTGTGTCAATTGACAGAGAGTCAAGAAGCCCATACTTTAGAGTCTCTGTTCGAGCAAGCTATTACCATTTTTATAACTTCCATAAAAACCAAATAG
- a CDS encoding SGNH/GDSL hydrolase family protein produces MKVALIGDSITEGRPGVAFAPLLEQRFSDITFVNLGKPGETVTSLYNRLEKMELEDYDITFLWIGVNDIFTKLLRVQAQPVCTDLDEFSHMYQQATTLLLPKSKKLVLVSPALVGEQVNSEENETVQQMALVIEKLATQSNQVFFLPMHLVFRDRIGTSQTSSFINIKVGSMIWEALFYKKAAKVDRLSKKRGLQLTIDGVHLNSVGAQLAADTFEQKLHSLLSEDE; encoded by the coding sequence ATGAAAGTGGCATTGATTGGAGATAGTATAACAGAAGGACGACCAGGAGTTGCATTTGCACCATTACTGGAACAACGGTTTTCGGACATAACGTTTGTCAACCTAGGTAAGCCTGGAGAAACGGTAACAAGCTTATACAATCGATTAGAAAAGATGGAACTAGAAGACTATGATATTACTTTCCTATGGATTGGTGTAAATGACATATTCACTAAACTGCTCCGTGTTCAAGCACAGCCAGTCTGTACCGACCTCGATGAATTTTCACATATGTATCAACAAGCAACCACCCTTCTTTTACCTAAATCTAAAAAGCTCGTACTGGTTTCACCTGCATTAGTAGGCGAACAAGTGAATAGTGAAGAAAATGAGACCGTACAACAAATGGCGTTAGTCATAGAAAAACTCGCTACCCAAAGCAACCAAGTTTTCTTCCTACCTATGCACCTAGTTTTTCGCGATCGAATCGGTACATCTCAAACCTCATCCTTTATCAACATAAAAGTTGGGAGTATGATCTGGGAAGCACTTTTTTATAAGAAAGCAGCGAAGGTAGATCGTCTCTCTAAGAAAAGAGGGTTACAACTGACTATAGATGGTGTACACCTAAATAGTGTTGGGGCTCAACTTGCTGCAGATACCTTTGAACAGAAGCTTCATTCCCTTTTAAGTGAGGACGAGTGA